The DNA window TGAAACGATCAATAGAACTGCTGGGCACCGAAGTGGCGCCGGTGGTCAGAGCAACACACCGCGCTTGACAGCTAGGCTTGATCGCAAAACGGGGACACAAAATGGACATCGAAGATCTGCGGACCTTTGTCGAAGTCGCCGATTCCGGTGGTGTATCGCCGGCGGCGCGCCGGTTAGGTGTTTCCAAGTCGATGGTCAGTCGGCGGCTCGCCCGACTTGAGGTGGAACTCGGTGTCCAACTTGTTGCGCGCACTACCCGTGGCGCCGGCCTCACCGAGGCGGGTGTCACGTTTCGCGAGTTTGCGGCAAAAACCTGCACCGAAATAGACATTGCACGCGAAACGATTTTGCCCGAAGGCGACCTTCGTGGACGCTTGAGGGTTTCCGTTCCGCTGACATCGGGCCCAATGCACTTCGCCTCCGTGCTTACAGAAATGGCGCGCCGCCACCCGCAGCTTCAGATCCACGCCGAATATAGCGACCACTGCGTCGATCTGGTTGCAGAAGGGTTCGACTGCGCGATTCGAGTCGGCGCGTTGCGTGACTCCAACGTGATCGCCAAGCGCGTGGGCGAGATCTATTTCAAGCTCGTCGCCAGCCCCGACTATATCAGGGTTCATGGCTCACCTGAATCGCCAGACGAAATCGCGACCCACCAAGCCTTGCTGGGTATCGAGGCGTGGCGGTTCCTGGAAGGCGACAGGATCATCACCGTGCAGGCACAGGGTCGCTTCAGCTCCAACAACGGCGCGGCGATAGCCAAAGCCGCAGCGAAGGGGCTTGGCATTGCATGGCTTCCGGACTGTGTCACCCATAAATATCTTGCCTCAGGCGCGCTTGTCCCAATCATGACCCGCTTTCCGCTGCCCGTCGGGGATGTTCATGTTGTCAGGCCATCCAGCCCCCATCCACCGCGCAAGGTGCGTATCCTTTCCGAATTTCTCATCGCATCTTTCGAAAAACTTCGCGGGGCGTCGGGTGCGGATAACCGATCACCCACCCTTGATCACTCGCTCACATCTCTCAATAGTTCGTCGGGCGCGGAACTCCGCCTGAAGATAAATAACTCCGTCTCAGATGATGCCTTCAGAGAACAGCGGCAACCAATTCACTCCGCGATATAAATCGCCTAACAGATAAGAAAGGTTTCCTCACATGAGCTGGAACCCCGCAATTGAACCAGGCTGTCCGGACGAGGTCGGAATTGACGCGATCGAAACCCTCATCATTCCCCGCGCCCGCGACCTTGGCGGCTTCGAGGTTCGACGCGCCCTGCCTGCCCCGAAGCGACAGATGGTGGGACCATTCATCTTCTTCGATCAGGCAGGACCGGCCGAGCTCCTGACGGGCCAGGGCATCGATGTCCGGCCCCACCCGCATATCGGGCTTGGCACGGTCACATACCTCTATCGCGGCGACTTTCATCACCGCGACAGCACGGGAGCCGACCAAATCATCCGTCCTGGTGCGTTGAACTGGATGGTCGCCGGCCGCGGTGTTTCCCATTCGGAGCGAACATCCGCCACTGCCCGAAGCGGGCCGAACAGTCTGTTCGGGATCCAGACCTGGCTCGCCCTGCCGGAAAAGAATGAGGACATGGCGCCAACATTTAACCACTATGGCGAGGAGATGCTGCCGGTGATCGAGGATCGCGGGGTATCGGTTCGGCTCATTCTCGGCAACGCTTATGGCAAGACCGCTCCCGCAACCATGTTTTCCGAGACATTTTATGCCGATGTCACGCTGGGTCCGAGTGCTCTCCTGCCGATGCCTGACAATCACGAGGACCGAGGCATCTATATCGCCGAAGGCTCGATCTCGATCGCTGGTCAGGAGTTCGAGGCACAGCAGATGATGGTCTTCCGCCCCGGCGACAGGATCACGGTTGCAGCCGGCCAAAAAGGCGCTCGCCTGATGATCCTCGGCGGCGCTACATTATCTGGACCGCGCTACATCTGGTGGAACTTCGTCGCCTCATCGAAAGAGCGCATCGAGGAAGCCAAGGCCGAATGGCAGGGGCAGAAATGGGGCGAAGGCCTGTTCGACTTGCCGATCGACGATCGCGACGAGCATATACCGCTTCCGGAATGACGACAGTCGCGCGATCGCCCTGGCGCGATTGACGAAATCCGGAACGGCATTCACGACCTGCCTGTTCGATAGAAGACGGAGAAAGTAAAATGAGCAACAAATGGCCACGCCTCGACTACCTCAGCTGGCGCGAAACGTGTTCCGCCCTGCACCTCTACCTGCAGGTCGTCGGCAAATACCGACTGGCTCATACACCGTGGCTCAACCATTCCTGGAACGCGACTTTCTACGTTACCCCCTCCGGTCTGACGTCCTCTCCGATCCCTGATGGCCCTGGCATCGAGATTGTGTTCGATTTTCATGAACATACAGTCATTGGTTCGAATGGTGACGGACGGCGAGCCTCGTTTGCGTTGGGGACATCTACCGTCGCAGGGTTCCACGCCAATTTCACCCGTCTGATCTCCGAACTCGGCGGCAATCCCGACTTCCATGGCCAGCCAAATGAAGTGGCGGACCCCGTGC is part of the Sinorhizobium sp. RAC02 genome and encodes:
- a CDS encoding LysR family transcriptional regulator, producing MDIEDLRTFVEVADSGGVSPAARRLGVSKSMVSRRLARLEVELGVQLVARTTRGAGLTEAGVTFREFAAKTCTEIDIARETILPEGDLRGRLRVSVPLTSGPMHFASVLTEMARRHPQLQIHAEYSDHCVDLVAEGFDCAIRVGALRDSNVIAKRVGEIYFKLVASPDYIRVHGSPESPDEIATHQALLGIEAWRFLEGDRIITVQAQGRFSSNNGAAIAKAAAKGLGIAWLPDCVTHKYLASGALVPIMTRFPLPVGDVHVVRPSSPHPPRKVRILSEFLIASFEKLRGASGADNRSPTLDHSLTSLNSSSGAELRLKINNSVSDDAFREQRQPIHSAI
- a CDS encoding pirin family protein is translated as MSWNPAIEPGCPDEVGIDAIETLIIPRARDLGGFEVRRALPAPKRQMVGPFIFFDQAGPAELLTGQGIDVRPHPHIGLGTVTYLYRGDFHHRDSTGADQIIRPGALNWMVAGRGVSHSERTSATARSGPNSLFGIQTWLALPEKNEDMAPTFNHYGEEMLPVIEDRGVSVRLILGNAYGKTAPATMFSETFYADVTLGPSALLPMPDNHEDRGIYIAEGSISIAGQEFEAQQMMVFRPGDRITVAAGQKGARLMILGGATLSGPRYIWWNFVASSKERIEEAKAEWQGQKWGEGLFDLPIDDRDEHIPLPE